A window of Candidatus Afararchaeum irisae genomic DNA:
ATAAGCCTCCGCGTGACACGTGTCAGGACATTCGACAACGAGCTACTCACAGTCCCCAACTCACAGCTCACCGGCGGAGTCGTCAAGAACCCCGTGGCGAAAGACAGGCTACGTCTCAAGTTCGTCTTCGGTATAGGCTACGACGACGACATAGACCAGGCGACTGACATAATAATCGAGGAAGCCGAGAAAGACGACGGCATAATGGACTCGCCCTCGCCGTCGGTACGTGTCTCCGAACTCGCCGACTCTTATGTGGGTCTCCAGTCGAGGATCTGGATAAACGACCCCGGACGCTCCGATTACGTCAAGACACGTTCGGAGTACGTACAGAGGGTAAAAGAGAGGTTCGACGAGGAGGGCATAGAGATGCCGTTCCCGAAGAGAGATCTCGGGGGCTCCGTCGAGGTCACCGGGGACCTAGGAGTCGGAGACGAGTAGAAGCAGAGACCTCGGATAGAACCCGAACCGAGCCGAAACCCGCGTTTTCTTCTATACGTGTCCCCAAAACCGTCTAATGAGTCTCAGGATCAGTAACGGACGCGTCTTTTACGACGGCAGTCTCAGAGACGTCGACATTCTCGTAGACGACGGCGAGATTGCCCAAATCGACACAGACGTAGAAGCCGACGACGAGATAGACGCCGACGGGGGTCTCGTTCTCCCGGGTGCTATAGACGTCCACGTCCATTTCAGGGAGCCCGGAGCGACACACAAGGAGGACTGGCACACAGGATCGAGGTCGGCGGCGGCAGGCGGCGTCACGACTGTAGTCGACCAGCCCAACACCTCTCCGCCGACGGTCGACGCCGACGCCTTCGAACAGAAGAGACGTCTCGCGGACGAGAAGTCAGTGATAGACTTCGGCATAAACGCGGGGGTCACGACCGACTGGAAGCCCAATGAGCTTCTCGACCTCCCCGTCACGGCTTTCGGCGAGATATTCATGGCTGACTCGACCGGAAAGCTCGGCATACCACGTGACCTCTTCGCTGAGGCAGTCGGGATCATATCCGAGGATCGAAAGCTCTCGACTATACACGCCGAGGACTCGTCTCTCTTCGTCGAAATAGACGACTACGACGAGGACAACCCAGACGCTTGGTCTGTCCACCGTCCTCCCGAGGCGGAGGTCTCCGCAGTCGAGGACGCCCTCGGAATCGCCGACGGGATCGAAGACGCGCGTCTCCATTTCGCCCATACGTCACACCCCGACTCGGTCGAAGCCGTCTCGTCGACCTCTCACACGTGCGAGGTCACACCTCACCATCTCTTCCTCTCGCGCGACGACCTTGACCAACTCGGTACATTCGGCAGGATGAACCCGCCCCTTCGCACCGAGGAGGCGAGACAGACTCTCTGGGATATGACCGACACCTTCGATCTGATCGCGAGCGACCACGCTCCCCACACAGTAGACGAGAAGAATGCTCCTATAACTCAGGCACCCTCGGGAGTACCCGGTGTCGAGACTCTACTCCCGCTTGTTCTCGGAGCCGTCGTCGAGGACAAACTCAGTCTTTCGAGAGCCGTCGAGCTAACCTCGACGAACCCCGCTGAAGTCTTCGGATTCGACTCGAAGGGCGGTATAGAGGTCGGAAACGACGCTGACCTCGTGGTTACAGATATGGAGACTGAGGAGATAAGAGCCGAGAAGCTACACTCGAAGGCAGGCTGGACACCTTTCGAGTCCTTCGATGCCGTCTTTCCTGACCTAGTTCTCTGCCGAGGCGAGGTCGTCTACGACGCCGATAACGGGAGCTTCGGCGAGGCGGGACACGGAGAACTAGTCTTTCCGGAGTAGTTGGTATAGTAGATAGTATATCACCTCGAAGCCGACTCACTGTGGACGATTACGACGGGTATGTCGACCTTGTTTATGACCTGTTCGACCATCGGGGGC
This region includes:
- a CDS encoding mechanosensitive ion channel family protein, with translation MPIQTGDPPVELPFLGGVPYGGVITQLILFVVGFVAVYLIGKTVVVPLFRRTLSARKMDEHARKPLIKILNIAIVFVAFGVAFGTAGFGSFLSSLATIGAAATLAIGFATQDVMKNFVSGIFVFIEKPFKIGDWIEWDGYSGVVEDISLRVTRVRTFDNELLTVPNSQLTGGVVKNPVAKDRLRLKFVFGIGYDDDIDQATDIIIEEAEKDDGIMDSPSPSVRVSELADSYVGLQSRIWINDPGRSDYVKTRSEYVQRVKERFDEEGIEMPFPKRDLGGSVEVTGDLGVGDE
- a CDS encoding dihydroorotase; amino-acid sequence: MSLRISNGRVFYDGSLRDVDILVDDGEIAQIDTDVEADDEIDADGGLVLPGAIDVHVHFREPGATHKEDWHTGSRSAAAGGVTTVVDQPNTSPPTVDADAFEQKRRLADEKSVIDFGINAGVTTDWKPNELLDLPVTAFGEIFMADSTGKLGIPRDLFAEAVGIISEDRKLSTIHAEDSSLFVEIDDYDEDNPDAWSVHRPPEAEVSAVEDALGIADGIEDARLHFAHTSHPDSVEAVSSTSHTCEVTPHHLFLSRDDLDQLGTFGRMNPPLRTEEARQTLWDMTDTFDLIASDHAPHTVDEKNAPITQAPSGVPGVETLLPLVLGAVVEDKLSLSRAVELTSTNPAEVFGFDSKGGIEVGNDADLVVTDMETEEIRAEKLHSKAGWTPFESFDAVFPDLVLCRGEVVYDADNGSFGEAGHGELVFPE